The Halichoerus grypus chromosome 9, mHalGry1.hap1.1, whole genome shotgun sequence genomic sequence ctcccccctctcatgctctctctgtctctatctcattctctctctcaaataaataaataaaatctttaaaaaaaaaaaaaaaaaaaaaaaaaagctatccaGCACTACCACTCTTAAGATTTTAGCCAAGGGAAATGAACCGTATGATCACACAAAATATAcgtacatgaatgtttatggtGGCCTTTTCCATAATTGCCCCCACCTGGAAACCACTCAAATGTTCAtcagctggtgaatggataaagtatgTGTGGTTCAGCTATGCAATGACATATATTCAGCAATAACAAGAAATGAATTACTGAGAAGTGTAACTTCATGCGTGCTGAATATATGTtgataagtgaaagaaaccaaactcAGGGCTACATACCATATGGTTCCGGGAATAGGACATTCTAGAAAGGGCAGGAAGCTGTAGGAACAGAAggaagatcagtggttgccaggaccTGAGTTGGAGAGGAAGAGATTGGCTAACAGGGGCATGAGGGAGCTTTTTTGGGGGGCTGATAGAAGTGTTCTGTATTTTGCTTGTGGCAGTTGTTACAGAGATATATGagtttgtcaaaattcatagaagtAGACACCCAATGGGgtgaatttttgtgtatgtaaatGATATGCCAATAATCCTGGGTTTATAAAAAGACCATAGAAGGGTACCTATAGAGTGATTTTCAGGTGGCCTCAGACCCTTCTTTTCCTGAGCCATTAGGTCAAGACTGGGCATTTGATTTCTAAGTGAAGGACTGTCTTATGTTTATCATTCACTCCCATGTCCAAGCACATTCCCTGCACATATGGTAGATGCACAGTACATAAGGGTAaagtgaataaaaacaaatcagtgaGCTCTTGCAAGGAACCAAAGTAGACTCTGATAATCTGTGGGTCCCTGTGGGCTCTTTCAGCTTCTCCAGTTACTTCCCCCAGCATGACCCGACTTCTGCCCCTGGGAATgacccacctcccccaccccatccctgatTCACCACCGAGCCATTTCATACTTTGCCTTTGCCCATGCAAGTCCCTGTGCCTGGATCACCCTTCAAGGGCCCGCACCTGTGGGGAAAGCACCCCCCCCCCGGAACTCCAGCAAAGGTCACGTCCTGTGTTGTCCCATAGGTGTGTGCGTGCACAAAATAATGTCCGTGTGAGCATGTGCACACAGGAGGCATCCAGCTGTGCAAGGGAGGATAAACTTGGGCAGGAGATTGCAGGTGGAAGAGAAAATTCTCCCTCTCGTGGAGAgcccatcttcccctcccctgctaaCTAGGATAATAGTACTAGTTAGGCTCTATTCTAAAGCACTTTGCCTGTGGAAGTCCATGTTACCCTCCCAATAACTCTACACActattattcttcccattttatagatgtaagaactgagacacagagaggttatggATGGGTGGTTGCACACACAGGAATTGAGGAAGGAGGGACTTGAAGTCTGACGCTGCCACACTATAGGGATGCTGGCCTGGAGGGAAGGACTAAGAGGGGCTGGTTGAGGGTCCAGCAGTTCCCTATCCCTTGTAAGGCCGGAACCAGAGTGTGGCAGGTGCTGTGAGTGGGTGAGTGGCAGCAGGAGGGTCTGAACACAGCAGTGAGGACTGTGCCTTGGACACTGACCAGCCCCAGCCATTCGGGGTCACTCTGGCCGGCAGGGGCAGTAGGGCGGGCTGGCCTCTCAGAGGTCTGGGATCCCCAGCCTCTGGCTGCTGGGAGGCAGTGGctggctcctcctctcccttcctccccacccccccccacaaccCCTCCCTAAATCATAAAGCCAGACCCCAGTCCTGACTATTTCTCAATCCCCAGGAGCCTAGTTCCTGTGGGCAGCACTTGACGTGCCTGAAGCCTCTCTTTTCTGCAATTCAAGGGAAAGACGAGATCTTGCACAAGGTACCCTGTGTCTGCCCTCCACCAGGGAAGGCAGGCATGGAGCCTCTCTGGCTGCTCATCCTGCTCGCCATCACAGGTAGGACCCCgtccctctgctgcccctgccgtctctctgtcccctccttgAGTATATGgcgggcaggtgggtggggagcaCTGGGCTGAACTATAAAGGCGGTTAAAATCCGCAGCATGTTCTGCACCCCTCTTTTCCCCACCCGCCCCACATTCTTTATGTGCTTTATGTGCTTtatgtgctctccctccctcccccgtgtGAGAGCCCACTGTCAGACTTTTCATACAGGTGGAAGTATAAGGGGCTGGTGGATTCTGGCCacatggaaaaggaaggaattctGATAGTGACATCTCAGGCACTAGCTAGCAGTTGGGGGAAGTTTTGGGGGGCATGGGTAAGAGCCCCTAAAATTATGAACCGCTAGGCCCAGAGGGATGGCAatgtgggagggaagaaagagggaagaaacccACAACCAAGCATGTGCATCTTCGGGGTGCCTCTTCTGCTGATGTGAAGGTCCTCTTGTCCTCTGCCCTGGAAGGGAGTTAAGGGGGCTGAAGATTTCTGTCACTGAGTTGGAGGGCTGACACCCCAGACTCTTGCACACAACTACCTCCTTTTATTGGGGGAAGGTGCCTCTTGttcccctagagcaataggcaAGCCTGGTGAGAGGAGAGGCTGTTCCAGCGGAGCCCTGCTCCTGAGGCTTCTTAGCTAGGAGTGGAGTGGGGGGAAGACCGGGGGCTGCCTGGAAGCAGAGGGATGGACAGGGTGACAAGTGGAAGGAGCACTGCTTCCTAAAGGCAGGCCACCCACTCCCTGATCTTGTCTTCCAAGTTTCTGTCACCATATGGTTGAAGACAGGGTAAGGGAGGACCAAGAGAGGGGAAGTTGAGGCAGGGGGCTCCAGGTGATTCTTCTGCAGCTTCTGCCCTGGCAATAGACTGTGCTCTAAGCCTGTCTCCCCTGCCCCAAGAAAGGTCCCCAAAATAGCAGCCTCATGTCTCCCCCAAAATAGCTCTGAGATGAGTCTCTCCTGAAAGGGGAACAAAGCCACAGAAATAGGGAAGCCGGGAGCCAAAGGTCAGAAGGAGAAGATGCAGAGCCGGTGCGGGCGTGGGCAGCTGCAGAGTAAGCATGAATGGCCAGGGCCGGGAGATGGTATCCAGCCCAGGCTGAGGGGCCACTGGCCCTGCTCTCTTGAGATGGAGAGGGTCCCATATGATAGGGAGAAAATGTGTGGAATAGAACTGGAGGGAACTTCAAGACCAATGTCTCTGGAAATAGGCCCAGAGATGGTCagttacttctttaaaaatgccCAGCAAGTCCAACGGTGTTAAAGCCAGACCTAGGACCTGGGTGTCACGGTGGGCTGTGCACCTTCTCCCAACTTAAATAAGAACCTGAGCTCCTTAAGGGCAAGATTTCGATCTCTTTGGTCATTGCATACAGTGGGCGCTCGAGAAACATTTGGTAAATGAACAAAGAGTGAAGGAACATCTCCTCCCCAGAGCTGTCCGGAGCCCACAACATGACGGTGTTCCAGGGCATGGCAGGCCGGTCCCTGCAGGTCTCCTGCCCCTACAACTCCTTGAAGCACTGGGGAAGACGCAAAGCCTGGTGCCGCCAGCTGGATGAAGGGGGCCCGTGCCAGCGGGTCGTTAGCACCCACCGCTCATGGATGCTGTCCTTCCTAACAAGGCGGAATGGGAGCACAGCCATCGTGGACGACGCCCTGGGTGGCACTCTCACCATCACGCTGCGGAACCTTCAGGCCCATGACGCTGGCCTCTACCAGTGCCAGAGTCTGTACAGGGATGAGGCCGACACCCTCAGGAGGGTCCTGGTGGAGGTGCTGGCTGGTGAGTGCGTGGCGGACTGCACCGCTGGCCCATCCCTGGGCTGGGACCAGGTCCCCGATGTCTGGGAACACCCACCATGCGGCTCTTGCCCTCCCACTCAGGGCCACAGTGGATGGCTGTGTGGGTTGCTCACTGCACATGGGGGCCACACTCCAGCCCTGGCGCCCCTCTCCAGGCTGCGCTCCCTGGGGCAGGACCGCATCCCTGGCAGGAAGGGTCCTGGCCTCTAATTTGCACAAGGCACCGAATGAGCTGGCTATGGTCCTGCCTCCCCAAACAGCTTTATCCATTTGGCATCCAGTTAGGATGTGAACACCTAAAGCGGCCCTTAAGGAGTAGGAAGAGGTTCATTTGCTCCCTCACCCAATTACCCAAAGGACCTGCCAATATAAAGTAAGCGCCAACCTGGTGCAGAAAACAGCCCGAGGAAGGGGCACTGCTTGTGACCCCGGGTGATGTgcttgcctctctgggcctccatgtcCTCATCTTTAAATGGAGATGATGATGTTTGTCCTGCTGCCCCCACAGGGCTCCTGTGAGGCGCCCATGAGGTGACAGGGTTAAAAGTGCTTGGGGGTAAGTGACAGCCCACGCCCCAGCCTCCCGCTGCTGAGCTGACCTGGGGTCCTCAGTCCAGGCTTGCCAGGCAGCGGggtcctccccacccctgagCTTGGCACAGGGAAGCCCTCCAGGGAAGCCTTCTGCCTGTGTCTCCAGAACACCGTGTGTCCCCAAGGAGAAGAAATCTGGCGGTACAGTCCCCTTTCTGACTTCCCCcttgcccacctcctcccccacaaCATGGCCCCTTATGGTGGAAATGAGCCATTTGTCTAAGGTCTAAGGTGGGGAGCGGAGGGGAAACGGGTTGCCCTAGACCCAAACCCCACGTCCATCACTCTGTTACATGGTAGGAAGGGGGAGAATTGGGTGAAGAGACACAAATTTTCAGCCCTATCAGGGTCTAGGCCTCAGCCAACTCCCAAGGGGGTGGcaggaaaataatataaagtaataataataataataatccataGCTGGTGTAGACAGCCTGACAGTTCACGCAGAACTTTCAAATACATCCATTCATGCACCTGACCTTCCCAAAGACCCTGTGTAATGGGAGGGTGGGAGTTACCGAGCTCTGATGAGGTGCTAAGCACTATACAAGATGCTCTCCCTGAATCCTGCAACACTACTATAAAGGAGGTGTTTCTATTCGACCCACTTtccaggtgaggagactgaggctcagagaggctaatgACCCgatctgctctgggccagagccCAGGGGGCCTCACCACACCCAGATGGGTTCTCCCCACTGCAGCCGGCTGCCTCAAGGAGGAGGGGCTAGAGGCTCACAGGCTCTGTTTTCCACAGACCCCCTTGATCACTTGGACCCTGGAGAGCTCTGGATCCCCGAAGAGTCCAAAGGCTTCAAGGACATCCATGTGGAGCCCAGCATCGCCAGGTATAGAGACGGGTCTCTGCTAAGGTCTCTGGGCAGACTTCCGCCGTGCAGAGCCTGGGCATGGGATGGAGGCTGGGGTCCTAGAACTAACTACAAATTTGAAGACAATTAAAGCATGAAAGGGCCTGGAGATGATTTGTCTGAACACAACCTCCAACCACCACTGTGTGTTGGTATGGCCATGCCagttgttaaaatattgaaattctctttttttatacaTAACTGCTGCTCCAAGCCTGCTGAATGCccagcctccccttcctcccctggcaGCCCTTTGACAGCCCACAGTTTAACAACAATACAAGTTTAAGTACAAGACTGGGACCCCCAGCAGATACCTGCTCCTTTGGTAGGACCAGAATCAGCTCTGATTGGTTCATGCCTGTATACTGGTGTTGAAATATTGTTAATGTAACCACAGTGTACACatgtgcacccccccccccactatacCATCATGCACAGCAGGTAATTGCTCAGCAAGGGAAGTGTTTAAATGTGCTCAGCAGGTAGATCCTGATTACAGGCTCCCCCAAGCCCACAAAGCCTCATCCCAGGGAtggtgctgggtggggagctATTCTAGGCCCCTGAGAGCTCCCAGTGTCTCCCTGTTCCTTCTCCGAGGGCAGACTTCAGTGTGCGGGCCACCCCAAGGCCTCCCTCATGTCCTCCTTGTGTCTCCAAGGAGTCTCTCCAAAGAGGACATGCCCTTCCCACCCACTTCCATCCTTCTCCTCCTGGCCTGCATCTTTCTCAGCAAGTTTCTAGCAGCCAGTGCCCTCTGGGCTATGGCCTGGCGTGGGCAGAAACTGGGGACACCCCCGGCCAGTGAGCTGGACTGTGGCCACGACCCAGGTTACCAGCTCCAGACCCTAACAGGTGAGCATGAGGAGCACAGCAGTGGCTGGGGGTGGACGGGGCAGGGGTGGCAAGGTGGAGCTCAGAGGGGCCATGTGAGCATCGGTCGGTTGCAGAGCGGAGAGACACATGAGAGAAGAGGACCCCTGATGGGACGAGGCCCAGGAGAGGCCTGCTGGAACCACCCCAGCCTGCACACTGGCCCCTCGGCCACCAAGACTCCTGGTTCTGCTTTGGCAAAAGGCCAGCCTGCCCATTCTCTGCTTCCCCTGGTCCTGGAAACagaagggtgtgtgtgggggggggggagggggagaacatTTGTCAACTTCTATACACTGGGCATTAAATACTCTCCCAAATAAATCCAAGACTTCATGTTTAATCGGATGGTTTGGGGCTTTGCGAAGGCCTCTCTCTTGCTCCAGGGCTAGGAGAATGAATTTGGCCGAGGATGAGATAAAAGTTCTGACCCCTCGGGGCCTCAGGCCTTAGGCTACTGCATCCCGCCATTCTCAAAGGCTCCACACCACCCATCTTTGTCTTCTTCTCGCTCCCTTCCCTAGATCTAATTACTGaatcctgcctcctcctctgggaTTTCTCTAGCACCCAGTCTGGCTCCCCTCTCCTCCACTTGCCTCCTGCCCCTCAGGAGGATTATTCTAGGATTATTGCTGCCCACCCTTGCCCCAGTCCATCTCCCAGCTGACtcatccactcccttccccaGAGCTTTGCTTTCCTCCTGTTACTTCCTCTACAGGCAAACAGCCACAGTTTCTTATATAGTGCAGCATACCAGAGCCGGGAACAACTGCTCTGAGCCTCTCACTACacagaagggaaactgaggctcaaaaggGAATGACGTCACCCCAAGTCCCCAGCAGAGCCTGGAAGTGCAAATTTCGCTTGGTGTTCAAGTTGCCCTTCCCTCTAGCTCAAGCCTGCTCatttattcgtttatttattcaacagatattttctGTGCCGGATACCATTCTAGGCGCCCAAgacacaacagtgaacaaaatgggCCAAGATTCCTGCCCACACAGAGCCACAGActagtgggaggggagggagacagacacaataaataagtcagccagatggtgtgttaaaagataaagagctgagggggagcctgggtggttcagtcggttaggcgtctgccttcggctcaggccatgatctcagggtcctgggatcgagccccgcatcgggctccctgctctgcaggaagcctgctactccctctgcctgcccctccccctgcttgtgctctctctctctctctctgacaaaataaataaaatctaaaaaaaaagataaagtgctGAGGAGCAAATGACTAGGCAGACTGGGAGTGCAGAAGGGACAGGATGATGTCATGCTAGAGGGCATCAGAAGGAACCGCTGGAGAAGccctgggaggaggtgaggaagtgaaCCACGAGGATATCGGGACCCGAGGactggggcagagggacagcCAGGGCGGCTCAGGAACTTCATCTCTCCCCCGAGCACAACACACCACCGCAGCCACGAGTGAGAGGGAGGGGATGGAGATTTGCCCAGGGAGGCctgcaggaagaggaggaaatgagtCATTCCCATCCTTGGCCTTGGCAAGGTGGAAGCCCAGGAGCCCCTGTGGCCAGGGCTTTGCCCCCTACCATGGGCGTGGGCTCCTGGGGTTTGGAGTCCTCGTGTCCAGCCTCACAACTACACATCACTCCCCGGAGCCAGCCCAGCCAAGCCCTGCCCACTCCCCACAGAGGCTGTTGCGCTGGCCCTGTCCCCAGCTCCGGGATGCTGGTCCAGGCTATGTGTCCCAGGTCCTTGGACTCAGCGGCACGTCAAGCTTCCTCATCAGGTTCTGGGCCCCGTCTCCTTCCCACAGACCTGAGGTACAGTCTAGCAGCCAGGAGTGAGCCTGTCCACCTGCTAGCACCAAGGCCGACAAGATGGCAGGGGACGGTCCCCTGTGTGCGTCACTGGAGAGTGCCTGCTGCTTGCCTGCTCTTGAGAGCTTGGccttttgtctttcttcctctgccacatTTTGACGTCCCCTCAGGGTTTGGATCGCCACTGGGATCCCCTGCCTTGGACTCTCTGGGGTGCACACGGGACTGAAGGGGGTCAGGTAATTTAGCTCCAAATTTGCCTCCTACGCAGAAACCTGAAGCAAGTTCCTTAACCCCTCTGAACCTCacctattaaaaaacaaaagaaacaaacaaacaaatcaaccctGTTTTTGCTGGGGTTTTGTGGGGTTGAAAGAAATACCATTAGTGAAAGTCCCAGGCCAGATGTTTGGTGCAGAGCAGGTCCCAGATGAACActggcttccttcctcttctctaatGCCCACAATCTGACACCTCCCTGAGGCCTGGTCACCTCTGTCCTGCAAAGGTGTAGACTGTACCTGTTTTAGACACTTGGTTACATATTGAGGACAGGTCTCCTCTTCACGGCCCATTAGTGTAATAGCTTTCTCGTAAGGAAATCGAAGAAAACCTGATGCATATTGGCAGGACAGATATAAGCACTTTCATGTCACCCATGAGGCTTACCCACCTGTCCAGTTTGCCCAACACTTCGCCAGTGTAGCACCAAAAGTCTCATGTCCCCAGGAAAACTCACAGCACCAGGCAGACGGGACAGCTGGTCACCCTCTCACCACTTCCAGCTTCACACACTGTCCAGCTTTCTCGGGCTCCTGTTCGCAGTCCCCATTGGTAGCTCCCTTGCTcctgaaggaaggagagaggcagagggagagggaaggaggagagaaagggggggagaggaaggaaggagggtggtTTCTTTAGCCCCTTTCTAGGTGTGATGTCTAGGTCAGGGGCAGCTTGCCCCTTTCAGCCATCCCCACCTTGCCTGCCCTTGTCTTTCTGAACACCACTGTCCCAGGTCAGGAGGTTTATCGCCCACATTTGGTGCAGGGTCCCCAAACCCCAGTTTTCAACAGGGCAACGTGAATGGGGGCCATATGTTTTCTGTGCCGGCAGTGGGCTTGTGTCACAGGAGAGGAACCTCCAAAGATGAGGCTTGGAATTTATATACAGCATCAGCCCATCTCCCTCTCTTGGGAGAGAGACACCTTTACTCTGGAAGGTAAACAGCTCTTCTCGAGGGAGGGGGTAGATCTGTCTAAGCAAGTCCCTCTGGAGCTGATACACTCTCTCTAGCATTCAAGGCATGTTTGCTATTCAATCACGCTAGAACAAAGCTCGATCAGTGCCCAGACCAtgcagaaatgtaaaaatatccgtggagaattgtctcccaacaGACAGGCTAGGATATtcttgaaacaaatataatatgcTATAAGAAATGTCTGGAGAATAAGAAACCTTGTAAATTGAAAATACTAAGGAAATAAACACAATAATAGAAGGGATGGAAGGAAAAGATGAGGGTGTCTTCTCGAGATCAGAACAAAAcggacaaaaagatggaaaacaagaGAGGAAAGATAGGAAAATGAGATGAATCCATGAGGTTCAGTATCCAACTAGTTAAGGAGTTCCAGAAAACGGGGGAAGAGGAAATGGGGCGTCATTATCAAAGGATGGATGCGGTTGCCAGAACTGGAGAACATGGGTGCACGCTGCCAAGTCTCGAGAGCACCGGGCACAGTGAATGAAGGCGGGTGCCATCCAGGGCACCTCGGAGTGGGGCCTCCTGCTGTGAGGTCGTGCAGCAGGACCGGACAGTCTCCTGAGAGCTCAGGCCTGTGTGCTCATTACAGACTATAGAACCAGAATAACACTCCACCTTCCTCCTTCACACCTCTGCATCCTCCGATTTGATCTTTGGAAGACCCTGAggattctcttccctctctctctattgcTTTCCAGTTACTGGGATCCTCCTCCCACCTCATTCCTTAACCGGGCCCCAAGAGCCTGGGTTCTGCCTGTCCTTGGGCCTTCTCACCCTGCCTCGCCCACCCCTACCGACCCTCATGGTCAAGTTCCCAAGCACTGAACCAACCAGGCTTCGGAAGGGCGCCTTATCCCCACCCACAGAGGGGCCCCCAgtgcctgcctccctctccatGGCCTCCGAGAGCCCCACGTGACTGTCTGAGGCAGATGTTTCCTGCTCCCTGGGGAATGCTCTGTCAGTGGCCAGGCAAGCCCCAGAGCTGACATCTGCCCGGACCTGCCATGGGCCCCAACCTGCTACCGCTGTTGCTCCTGGGACTGGCAGGTAAGGTTAGAAGGAGGTGCACTCGGGGCCCCCTACACTCCGCTCCAGGCCCAGGAATAACCGGCGTTATTGTGGCAACAATAACATATGTAGGGCCCAGAAGGTGGACCTCTCCGTGCCTGTGCCCCTGTGGCAGTGGGTGGACTGGAAAGTTCCCGCAGCTCCTGCCCAGCCTTCCCATGTCCTTTCCTTCCCTAGGCCAGGGCTCGGCGGGCACCTTCCCGGAGGTGCTGCAGGCCCCCGTGGGGGGCTCCATTCTGGTGCAGTGCCGCTACGGGCCCCAGGACATCAAGGCTCGGAAGGTGTGGTGCCGGCTCTTGCCAGAGGGGTGCCAGCCCTTGGTGTCCTCGGCTGTGGATCGCAGAGCCCCCGGGGGCGAGCGCATGTTTCTCACCGACCTGGGGGGTGGCCTGCTCCAGGTGGAGATGATTACCCTGCGGGAGGAGGATGCTGGCGAGTATGGCTGCGTGGTGGAGGGGGCCACGGGGCCCCAGACGGTGCACAGAGTCGCTTTGGATGTGCTCCCTCCAGGTGAGTTCTCCTCGGCTGGccattgcccctccccacccccaccggctGCTCTTGGGTCCTTGAGGGATGGGGATCCTTAGCGGGGGGAGGAATTGGGAGGAGATATTTTTGACAGCTCCCCAGGGACCGGAAACCAAACTGGGTGAGCAGTCTGAGATAAAACAGCCAGACATTgggtccctccccccacccatacCAGCAGGTTTCTCCATTGGAAGGCACATTCTCCTTCCTCACCCATGGCCCTGGCCTCCTCCTGCAGCATTTTCAACATActtgatgctattttttttccgcTTAGAAACGTTTTAAACAGAGTTTTAATTTGGGCATAGCAACctggaattccttttttttttttttaatcttccagtTTATTATTCCTGTTATAATGGGTTTGATAGCTTAAAATGATCGAATCcgtgttttatttaattttatgtcttCACTGAGCATCTAGTATGTGCCTCACCTTCAAGCAGGGTGCATTTGGTGCCTGAATTACTTCAActcattctattttaaaaaaaagaagaaaatgtcactAATAGATATCAGTATTGTCAACCCTATTTTGAGTATAGAAAGTACTTTATTTTGATAGGCTGTGGTTTTCTCTCACAGGCTACAATTTTCTAATGTCTAAGCATTTattaaaagacaattttaaagtagaagaagaaattttccagaaaaattggatgttgtaaaaaaaaaaatgttctggaggGAAAATGGCCAGGTTGCCTGCAGAAGTGGAGACTGCTACTACCTTTCTTTTATGGGTGATGACAGTCTTTCATTTTCAGGTCTTCCTTTCTCAAGTAATTTGTGCCCAATCCCCAAATCACGAAATGAAGAAAggcctttttcctcttcttggttttttcccccatttgtTAATTACGAGGTGGACTAAGTTGTCATTAGAATCCCTCTCATCTCTGGTCCATGATCATTATTTTATGTCAgcctctgtcttcctccttccctgacaCTCTAAGGTCTAGTAACTCCAGCTTGTAGGACAGGATgcactggggagaggggcaggtgctgggggccCAATAGTTGTAGAGGATGGTTGTAGAGGATGCTCAGGCCAGCTGGTGGAGCGTGGCTTCCAGGGAGGATATGAGTGGCTTAGAAGGTACCAGGAGGGCAGGATATAGGCAGGCAAGAGGGGAGAAACAGCATCTCCAGATCCTGGTTTGGCTTAAGGTGGGAGGTAGGAACGATGAGCCTCTGAGAGCAAGGAAGACCCCTATCCTGAGGGTCTAGAAGGACTGGCCAGGTTCCCAAGACAGATCCTCAGGTCCAGAGAAACCAACCCTGAGTCCCACAGCCAGAAGTTGGGCATGTTGTAGGGATGATAGAAGCCTTGTCACAAAACCAAGACTTGGGGTCTGAGCAAGGCTCTCAGCAAGGATCACTTGGATTATTTCACATTAGGGGTGACCCTAGAATTCCTTAGATCCTGAGGGCAGAGCTTCAGATGGGCTCAACCAGCCTGCAGGGGGGTCACATGGTTGCAGGTATATGGAGAGGTCTAGCAGGCTGTGCTGAGGCCCCTTTAGAAACCAATCGATGAGCACCAGGA encodes the following:
- the TREM2 gene encoding triggering receptor expressed on myeloid cells 2 isoform X1, translated to MLLEPSKSWSCGGGTTNQSCGYRGKQPKRFPMLLPQEPSSCGQHLTCLKPLFSAIQGKDEILHKVPCVCPPPGKAGMEPLWLLILLAITELSGAHNMTVFQGMAGRSLQVSCPYNSLKHWGRRKAWCRQLDEGGPCQRVVSTHRSWMLSFLTRRNGSTAIVDDALGGTLTITLRNLQAHDAGLYQCQSLYRDEADTLRRVLVEVLADPLDHLDPGELWIPEESKGFKDIHVEPSIARSLSKEDMPFPPTSILLLLACIFLSKFLAASALWAMAWRGQKLGTPPASELDCGHDPGYQLQTLTVTGILLPPHSLTGPQEPGFCLSLGLLTLPRPPLPTLMVKFPSTEPTRLRKGALSPPTEGPPVPASLSMASESPT
- the TREM2 gene encoding triggering receptor expressed on myeloid cells 2 isoform X2; the protein is MLLEPSKSWSCGGGTTNQSCGYRGKQPKRFPMLLPQEPSSCGQHLTCLKPLFSAIQGKDEILHKVPCVCPPPGKAGMEPLWLLILLAITELSGAHNMTVFQGMAGRSLQVSCPYNSLKHWGRRKAWCRQLDEGGPCQRVVSTHRSWMLSFLTRRNGSTAIVDDALGGTLTITLRNLQAHDAGLYQCQSLYRDEADTLRRVLVEVLADPLDHLDPGELWIPEESKGFKDIHVEPSIARSLSKEDMPFPPTSILLLLACIFLSKFLAASALWAMAWRGQKLGTPPASELDCGHDPGYQLQTLTERRDT
- the TREML1 gene encoding trem-like transcript 1 protein isoform X2 codes for the protein MGPNLLPLLLLGLAGQGSAGTFPEVLQAPVGGSILVQCRYGPQDIKARKVWCRLLPEGCQPLVSSAVDRRAPGGERMFLTDLGGGLLQVEMITLREEDAGEYGCVVEGATGPQTVHRVALDVLPPAPSLKEEEETYKAGSLADSPSSDTVDSASPLEPSQDKSIPLIWGAVLLLSLLVVAVVLFAVMAKRKGNRLGVRGQPQSSGVPGMRGIFSLPLSSAFVTGCLLSGPPYQ